In Sphingobacterium sp. lm-10, one DNA window encodes the following:
- a CDS encoding RNA polymerase sigma factor, with protein MRKHPPTLRVALEGCVVSDSERSKAYIYKKYYGYVKAVVVRYVKLDIESEEIINESFVKVFRKLSSFEQHTDDEVLEKTFRSWMARIAVNTAIDMLRVKKQMQFIDDEDGVEIGNLSVNMTSSLEANDILKLLDGLPPIQKAIFNLYEIEGYSHEEISKMLDVPESTSRTYLTRAKQKLRMLYGKYMDRENIKS; from the coding sequence ATGCGTAAGCATCCGCCGACATTGCGTGTCGCGTTGGAAGGCTGTGTTGTGTCCGATTCGGAGCGCAGCAAGGCATATATCTACAAAAAATATTATGGCTATGTGAAGGCCGTGGTCGTGCGGTATGTAAAGCTGGATATAGAATCTGAGGAGATTATCAATGAGAGTTTTGTCAAGGTATTTCGAAAGTTGAGCAGCTTCGAGCAGCATACAGATGATGAAGTGTTGGAGAAAACTTTTCGTTCCTGGATGGCGCGTATCGCGGTTAATACGGCTATAGATATGTTGCGTGTAAAAAAGCAAATGCAGTTTATTGATGATGAAGATGGTGTAGAAATCGGAAATCTTTCCGTAAATATGACATCTAGTTTGGAGGCAAATGATATTTTGAAATTACTAGATGGTCTGCCACCCATCCAAAAAGCGATCTTTAATTTATATGAAATAGAAGGCTATTCACATGAGGAGATTAGTAAAATGCTTGACGTACCAGAAAGCACATCAAGAACTTACCTCACCAGAGCAAAACAGAAACTCCGTATGTTGTACGGCAAGTATATGGATCGAGAAAACATAAAATCCTAG
- the aroB gene encoding 3-dehydroquinate synthase, protein MQQIESLGYKVFFEDDLASLQPFITEGGYSNVLILVDLNTNDHCLPILQAAISDIADYDIIEVDPGEENKNIDFCIGIWKTMLDFGADRKALMINLGGGVVTDMGGFAASTYKRGIDFIQIPTTLLAQVDASVGGKTGIDLDNFKNIIGTFTQPKAVFISSKFLESLDTRQLWSGFAEIIKHGLIQDKDLFLRCQQINIEEIDAQIVYDSVMIKNNIILEDPTENNIRKILNFGHTIGHAVEGYSLSHDQNPLLHGEAVAIGMLCEAYLSTQSGTLADAELREIEQYLLRVYPYYTISPSIDEELFRLMRNDKKNESNQIGFALLNAIGDCTYNKYVDEERIKAALDYYRSLEGK, encoded by the coding sequence ATGCAACAGATAGAAAGTTTGGGATATAAGGTGTTTTTCGAGGATGACCTCGCAAGTTTACAACCCTTTATAACCGAGGGAGGGTACTCCAATGTATTGATCCTAGTAGATCTTAATACCAACGACCATTGCTTGCCAATTTTACAGGCCGCCATTTCAGACATCGCCGATTATGATATTATCGAAGTCGACCCAGGGGAGGAGAACAAAAATATTGACTTTTGTATTGGCATCTGGAAAACTATGTTGGATTTTGGTGCCGACCGTAAGGCGTTGATGATTAATCTTGGTGGTGGTGTCGTGACAGATATGGGCGGTTTTGCAGCATCAACCTATAAAAGAGGCATCGACTTTATCCAGATCCCGACGACGTTACTCGCGCAGGTTGATGCATCTGTAGGGGGCAAGACGGGCATAGATCTAGATAATTTCAAAAATATCATTGGAACATTCACGCAGCCTAAAGCGGTTTTTATCAGTAGTAAATTTCTGGAATCTTTAGATACGCGCCAGCTTTGGTCAGGCTTCGCCGAAATTATTAAACATGGTTTGATTCAGGATAAAGATCTTTTCCTGCGCTGCCAGCAAATCAATATTGAAGAGATTGACGCCCAAATCGTGTATGATTCCGTGATGATCAAGAATAACATTATTCTGGAAGATCCAACAGAAAATAATATTCGTAAGATTCTTAATTTTGGACATACCATCGGTCACGCCGTAGAAGGTTATTCCTTATCACACGACCAAAATCCATTACTCCATGGAGAAGCCGTAGCGATTGGTATGTTATGCGAAGCGTATCTATCCACACAATCCGGTACCCTGGCAGACGCAGAATTGCGAGAAATAGAACAGTACCTGTTGCGTGTGTATCCTTACTATACCATCTCTCCATCCATCGATGAGGAGTTATTTCGCTTGATGCGAAATGATAAGAAGAACGAATCGAACCAGATTGGTTTTGCTTTGCTAAATGCCATTGGTGATTGCACGTATAATAAATACGTGGATGAGGAGAGAATCAAAGCAGCGTTAGACTATTATCGTAGCTTGGAAGGCAAATAG
- a CDS encoding universal stress protein, with protein sequence MRTILFPTDFSELAENAFVYAIHLAKSVDANLKVLHSYMSPVFASIHPGQPEMLGEMYANLENTEHEKFKQSTPRLRQMAIDYGFPEERLSFLFEEGPVSTVVRNLSKKQKFHLIVMGTHGQSGFLDRIIGSNTVSVINSVKTPVIAVPPHARFSGIKRVVFTTLFRESDKIALREALIMAREVGAETTCIHVVMQSDLTNVGRQMDQWSKDHTRYAVQFKLLDKVESVEHTITNYILDNNVDMLAVVKRNRGFFDRLFNDSTTHNLTFHTKVPIIVYHEE encoded by the coding sequence ATGAGAACCATATTATTCCCTACTGATTTTTCGGAACTGGCAGAAAATGCATTTGTATATGCTATCCATCTGGCAAAAAGTGTTGATGCTAATTTAAAAGTGTTACACAGTTATATGTCGCCCGTATTTGCTTCTATACACCCTGGGCAACCGGAGATGTTGGGGGAAATGTATGCAAATTTGGAAAACACCGAGCATGAAAAGTTTAAACAGAGTACGCCACGTCTCAGGCAGATGGCCATAGATTATGGATTTCCGGAAGAACGCCTTTCCTTTCTTTTTGAGGAAGGACCGGTGTCTACCGTGGTGCGCAACCTGAGCAAAAAGCAGAAATTTCACCTCATCGTGATGGGTACTCATGGTCAATCCGGATTTTTGGATCGCATTATAGGATCGAATACCGTTTCCGTTATTAATTCTGTAAAAACTCCAGTAATTGCCGTGCCTCCTCATGCGCGTTTTTCAGGTATTAAGCGGGTGGTATTTACTACCTTATTCCGTGAATCGGACAAGATAGCGCTACGGGAAGCACTGATTATGGCACGGGAAGTAGGTGCTGAAACAACGTGCATTCACGTCGTGATGCAATCTGACCTGACGAACGTAGGTAGACAAATGGATCAATGGAGCAAGGATCATACAAGATACGCAGTACAGTTTAAACTGTTGGATAAAGTGGAAAGCGTAGAGCACACCATTACCAACTACATATTGGATAATAACGTGGATATGCTTGCTGTGGTCAAAAGAAATCGTGGATTCTTTGATCGCTTATTTAACGATAGTACCACACACAACCTCACTTTTCATACGAAAGTACCTATTATTGTGTACCACGAAGAGTAA
- a CDS encoding DUF502 domain-containing protein, translating into MFRKFFQRFLYYLIKGTLVVIPVAGAVFLIIWLVATLDNALNLTHLIEDERGAPRYIPGMGIVTVIVVLVLVGFVFTTLVTVPIQQWMARMVNRIPIFNTLYSSIKDFTEAFVGDAKKFNEPVLVEVNETGLKKIGFLTQRNLKAIHLEGEVLVYFPYSYSFAGQVVVVKAERVTKLHMSATEAMKLVVSGGVSSLD; encoded by the coding sequence ATGTTTAGAAAATTCTTTCAACGGTTTTTGTACTACCTAATCAAAGGTACTTTAGTGGTAATTCCTGTTGCGGGAGCGGTATTTTTGATCATCTGGTTGGTCGCTACTTTGGATAATGCGTTGAATCTGACACACCTGATCGAAGACGAACGAGGCGCTCCAAGGTATATTCCAGGTATGGGGATTGTAACGGTGATTGTGGTGCTGGTGTTGGTTGGTTTTGTCTTTACGACTTTGGTTACGGTGCCTATTCAACAATGGATGGCACGTATGGTCAATCGGATTCCTATCTTTAATACTTTATATTCTTCTATTAAAGATTTTACAGAAGCGTTTGTCGGAGATGCCAAAAAATTTAATGAACCCGTATTGGTGGAAGTAAATGAAACTGGTTTGAAGAAGATCGGTTTTCTGACGCAACGTAATTTGAAGGCTATTCATCTGGAAGGCGAAGTGTTAGTGTATTTTCCTTACTCTTATTCTTTTGCTGGCCAAGTCGTGGTGGTGAAGGCAGAACGGGTTACTAAATTGCATATGTCGGCTACAGAAGCTATGAAATTGGTTGTTTCTGGTGGTGTAAGCAGTCTGGATTAA
- a CDS encoding suppressor of fused domain protein — MSLFRKPYFMRSGVERFRDLLEKEIGDACEVYRHPSSSRKLPTVFVLIFKNFPSPGYLTAYSYGLSAANGISKQMHGRELVLQIKSEVKNWGHVLGFLINHLRGDCPFDPGQIIRFGQPIAADSQMEHFIVHDVDKELGTSTTFNLSNRYSLELVQLSPIYGDELMVIDKMGWSNFFHRLHPTKHEVNRKPIGAYK; from the coding sequence ATGTCATTGTTTAGAAAACCGTATTTTATGCGTTCCGGCGTGGAGCGTTTCAGAGACTTGCTGGAAAAGGAAATTGGTGATGCATGTGAAGTATACCGCCATCCATCTAGCAGTAGAAAGCTTCCAACCGTATTTGTCTTAATTTTCAAAAATTTTCCAAGCCCTGGATATCTTACTGCCTATAGCTATGGGTTATCCGCAGCGAATGGAATTTCTAAGCAAATGCACGGCCGTGAGCTTGTACTACAGATAAAAAGTGAAGTGAAAAATTGGGGACACGTTCTCGGATTTTTAATTAATCATCTTCGCGGCGACTGCCCGTTTGATCCGGGTCAGATTATACGATTCGGACAGCCTATTGCGGCAGATTCCCAGATGGAACATTTTATCGTTCATGACGTAGACAAGGAACTTGGAACGTCAACCACCTTTAATCTAAGTAATCGCTACAGTTTAGAGCTAGTGCAGCTTAGTCCGATTTATGGCGATGAGCTGATGGTAATCGATAAAATGGGATGGTCTAACTTTTTTCATCGGCTACACCCCACTAAACATGAGGTGAACCGAAAGCCTATTGGTGCCTATAAATAG
- a CDS encoding histidine kinase, whose product MSKFIERIFGNKTEVDLVRMELQARLSFQYSQTDASLLLKYAQADRLAELAGFQKDMLSATMGNPWPVALELQLLQRYVDHIQAIEGEDFYLQFNTKGSDNVDAIEPLILFPLIQNAVKNGYASMAKFPIKIRLSASEGGILLEVSNRVNHYVENQGEDELITFYRDRLQLTSPDRHELFVNSNSQTFKATLFLKYG is encoded by the coding sequence ATGAGCAAATTTATAGAACGGATTTTCGGGAATAAGACGGAAGTAGACCTCGTAAGAATGGAGCTACAGGCTCGTTTGAGCTTTCAGTACAGCCAGACAGATGCTTCCTTATTATTAAAATATGCACAGGCAGATCGCCTGGCCGAATTAGCCGGCTTTCAGAAAGACATGCTCTCCGCTACCATGGGCAACCCTTGGCCAGTCGCATTAGAGCTTCAACTACTTCAGCGTTATGTGGATCACATTCAAGCTATTGAAGGGGAAGATTTTTACCTGCAGTTTAATACAAAGGGATCTGATAACGTAGATGCTATCGAACCGCTGATTCTATTTCCATTAATACAAAACGCCGTGAAGAACGGCTATGCTTCCATGGCCAAGTTCCCTATTAAAATTCGACTAAGTGCCTCTGAAGGTGGGATTCTGTTGGAGGTGAGCAACCGAGTAAACCACTATGTCGAGAATCAGGGAGAAGATGAGCTGATCACATTTTACCGCGATCGATTGCAATTGACTAGCCCAGATAGGCACGAGCTTTTCGTGAATAGCAATTCACAAACCTTCAAAGCCACGCTCTTCTTAAAATACGGATAA
- a CDS encoding RNA-binding S4 domain-containing protein, with protein sequence MQKFVLNGEFIHLIQLLKAMNWVEHGAMAQHVVEEGMVQYNGNVDYRKRLKVKRGDQVEFEGQIVEIV encoded by the coding sequence ATGCAAAAATTTGTATTGAATGGCGAGTTTATTCATCTCATCCAGCTCCTCAAAGCGATGAATTGGGTGGAGCATGGCGCTATGGCGCAGCATGTTGTCGAAGAAGGAATGGTACAGTACAATGGAAACGTAGATTATCGTAAAAGATTGAAGGTAAAACGCGGCGACCAAGTAGAATTCGAAGGACAGATCGTGGAGATTGTCTAA
- a CDS encoding HAD-IA family hydrolase, with the protein MTIADKTQKLSEISDSYDALLYDVDGTLADNMSAHKAAYAAAALEYGIQLDTALIDETAGWPTVAVAEVIAQRYGKSFDFDEFALRKSTIFRTEYIQHTKPVAHVLQHLRQEVGKKKIGLVSGGTRKTLEITLDVIGVTGLYEVLVCAGDTPNGKPSPEPFLLAAAQLDVAPERCLVFEDGEPGVQGAIAAGMGWVRIDQL; encoded by the coding sequence ATGACTATAGCGGACAAAACACAGAAGCTCTCGGAAATTTCTGATTCGTATGATGCATTATTATACGATGTAGACGGTACGTTAGCAGACAATATGTCGGCACACAAAGCCGCGTACGCCGCGGCAGCCTTGGAGTACGGTATCCAATTGGATACCGCACTTATCGATGAAACCGCCGGATGGCCTACAGTAGCCGTAGCGGAAGTCATTGCGCAGCGGTATGGAAAATCATTTGACTTTGACGAGTTTGCACTCCGGAAGTCCACCATTTTTCGCACGGAATACATACAGCACACGAAACCGGTAGCACATGTGCTGCAGCATCTTCGCCAAGAAGTGGGCAAAAAGAAGATTGGTCTTGTTTCTGGAGGAACCCGAAAAACCTTAGAAATTACATTGGATGTGATTGGTGTGACCGGATTGTACGAAGTGCTGGTCTGCGCTGGCGATACGCCTAATGGAAAGCCCTCGCCAGAACCTTTTCTTTTAGCGGCAGCGCAGTTGGATGTCGCACCAGAGCGCTGTTTAGTATTTGAAGACGGTGAGCCTGGGGTTCAAGGCGCAATAGCTGCTGGAATGGGTTGGGTGCGCATTGATCAACTGTAA
- the htpG gene encoding molecular chaperone HtpG yields the protein MAEKGTISIHTENIFPVIKKFLYSDNEIFLRELVSNAVDASQKIKRLSSLGQFAGEVGDLTVDVRFDETAKTITISDNGLGMTADEIKKYINQIAFSGATEFMEKFKEANDANEIIGRFGLGFYSAFMVADRVEIQSLSYQEGAEPAHWTCDGSTSYEIAEGTRTHRGTDVILHINADSEEFLNKSRLEEILNKYAKFLPVPVRFGTKSTSEPDGEDEEGKPKYKTVEVDNVINNTNPAWTKSPSELTDEDYLAFYRELYPYAMDEPLFWIHLNVDYPFNLTGILYFPKIKNDLEVQRNKIKLYSRQVFITDEVKDIVPEFLMLLHGVIDSPDIPLNVSRSFLQADGNVKKINTYITKKVADKLQEIYKSDRKGFEEKWNDIGLFIKYGMLSDDKFAEKANEFCLLKNTDGEHYTIKEYYEKVKDIQVDKDGNIIYLYTHDTAQQDGFISGAKAKGYDVLVLDGPLDTHITSYLEQKGGEKIQLKRVDADVAEKLIQKDEKIEAVLTEEESKKATELFEKAITRSDMKVEVDALTAGDLPVAVTIDEFMRRMKDMAKTGGGGMGFYGELPDQYKVTVNGNHPLVKRILESSEEDGARLAKQAFDLALLSRGLLTGAELTSFVKRSVELI from the coding sequence ATGGCAGAAAAAGGTACGATTTCGATCCACACGGAAAACATCTTTCCGGTGATCAAGAAGTTTTTGTATTCTGATAATGAGATTTTTTTAAGAGAATTGGTATCCAATGCAGTAGATGCTTCTCAAAAGATTAAAAGACTATCTTCACTAGGTCAGTTTGCTGGCGAAGTGGGCGATTTGACAGTAGATGTACGTTTTGATGAAACGGCAAAGACCATTACTATTTCCGATAATGGTTTAGGGATGACGGCTGATGAGATCAAAAAATACATTAACCAGATTGCATTCTCGGGAGCTACCGAGTTCATGGAGAAATTCAAAGAGGCCAATGATGCGAATGAGATCATTGGCCGTTTTGGTTTGGGTTTCTACTCTGCTTTCATGGTGGCCGACCGGGTAGAGATCCAATCTTTATCCTACCAGGAGGGAGCAGAACCAGCTCATTGGACTTGTGATGGTAGCACCTCTTACGAGATTGCGGAAGGTACACGTACACATCGTGGTACCGATGTTATCCTGCATATCAATGCAGATTCGGAAGAGTTTTTGAATAAAAGCCGTTTAGAAGAAATTCTGAATAAGTATGCTAAATTCCTACCGGTTCCTGTTCGGTTTGGTACTAAATCTACCAGCGAGCCGGATGGTGAAGACGAAGAAGGCAAGCCTAAATACAAAACCGTAGAGGTAGATAATGTCATTAATAACACCAATCCGGCATGGACCAAATCTCCATCGGAGTTAACGGATGAGGATTATCTAGCATTCTACCGTGAATTGTATCCGTATGCGATGGATGAACCTTTATTCTGGATTCACCTAAACGTAGATTACCCTTTCAACCTAACGGGTATTCTATACTTCCCGAAAATCAAAAACGATCTAGAAGTACAACGGAACAAAATTAAATTATATTCTCGTCAAGTATTTATTACCGACGAAGTAAAAGACATTGTACCAGAATTTTTGATGTTGTTACATGGTGTGATTGACTCACCAGATATTCCATTAAACGTGTCTCGCTCGTTCTTGCAAGCCGACGGAAATGTGAAGAAAATCAATACCTACATCACGAAGAAAGTAGCAGATAAACTGCAGGAGATCTACAAATCCGACCGTAAAGGATTCGAGGAAAAATGGAATGACATTGGTCTTTTCATTAAATATGGTATGCTGAGCGATGATAAATTCGCGGAGAAAGCCAATGAGTTTTGTTTGTTGAAAAATACGGATGGTGAGCATTACACCATCAAAGAATACTATGAGAAAGTTAAAGACATTCAAGTAGATAAAGACGGCAATATCATATACCTATACACCCACGATACGGCTCAGCAAGATGGGTTTATCAGCGGTGCAAAAGCAAAAGGTTATGATGTATTGGTGTTAGATGGTCCTTTAGATACGCATATTACTTCTTACTTGGAGCAAAAAGGTGGTGAGAAAATCCAGTTGAAACGTGTTGATGCAGATGTTGCGGAGAAATTGATTCAGAAGGATGAGAAGATCGAAGCCGTTTTAACGGAAGAAGAAAGTAAGAAGGCAACGGAGCTTTTTGAGAAAGCGATCACCCGTAGCGATATGAAGGTCGAAGTGGATGCATTGACAGCAGGAGACTTACCAGTTGCGGTGACCATCGATGAGTTTATGCGTCGTATGAAAGATATGGCGAAGACTGGTGGTGGCGGAATGGGCTTCTACGGTGAATTGCCAGATCAATACAAAGTAACGGTGAATGGAAATCACCCTTTGGTGAAGCGTATTTTGGAAAGTTCCGAAGAAGATGGTGCGCGCTTAGCGAAACAGGCTTTCGACTTAGCGTTACTATCCAGAGGTTTGTTGACTGGCGCGGAACTTACTTCCTTTGTAAAGCGAAGTGTGGAGTTGATTTAG
- a CDS encoding proline dehydrogenase family protein codes for METLGAPVQLDFNDTATAFRTKSDSDLNKAYWLFKMVSSNALIKVGTPITNFSLKIGLPIQGIIRNTIYKQFCGGESIEDCNRSILELGEGKVTTILDYSVEGEESETSFEHTCEEIVRTVAFAAKQKLISFCVFKPTGLGRFDLFAKRDAKQALNDLEKIEFTRVLERCERICAACHDAGIPVLIDGEHSWIQDTIDDIARDMMEKYNQEKPIVYNTYQLYRHDKLASLKADFAYATVRNFHLGAKLVRGAYMEIERDRAKSDGYPSPIQADKESSDRDYNEGLLFCLEHIDNMGLMAGTHNEESSRLLAEEMHKRDIPHNHPNIWFAQLLGMSDNLSFNLAAAGYNVAKYMPYGPVKSVMPYLFRRAQENTSVGGQTSRELGLIIAEKERRKK; via the coding sequence ATGGAAACCTTAGGAGCGCCTGTTCAGTTAGATTTTAACGACACGGCGACAGCTTTCAGGACGAAAAGTGATTCGGATCTGAATAAAGCTTATTGGCTATTTAAGATGGTATCGAGCAATGCTTTGATTAAGGTTGGAACTCCTATAACCAATTTCTCATTAAAGATTGGTTTACCGATCCAAGGTATTATCAGAAACACAATTTACAAGCAATTTTGCGGTGGCGAAAGCATCGAAGATTGCAACCGTTCCATTCTGGAGTTAGGAGAAGGAAAGGTGACGACTATTTTGGACTATTCTGTGGAAGGAGAAGAATCCGAAACAAGCTTTGAGCATACTTGTGAGGAGATCGTTCGTACCGTGGCTTTCGCAGCAAAGCAAAAACTTATTTCTTTCTGTGTATTTAAGCCGACAGGCTTAGGTCGATTTGATCTTTTTGCCAAACGCGATGCGAAGCAAGCGCTTAATGATCTGGAGAAAATTGAATTCACTCGGGTATTAGAACGTTGTGAGCGCATCTGCGCTGCCTGTCATGATGCAGGTATCCCGGTGCTTATCGATGGCGAACATTCGTGGATACAAGATACGATCGATGACATCGCGCGTGATATGATGGAGAAATACAATCAAGAAAAGCCGATTGTATACAATACGTACCAGCTTTACCGCCATGATAAATTAGCCTCCCTAAAAGCCGATTTCGCTTATGCTACCGTACGCAACTTTCATTTGGGTGCTAAGCTGGTTCGAGGTGCTTACATGGAAATCGAGCGCGACCGTGCGAAATCTGATGGCTATCCTTCGCCGATACAAGCCGATAAAGAGAGCAGCGACAGAGATTATAATGAAGGCCTGCTCTTCTGTTTGGAACATATTGATAATATGGGCCTAATGGCGGGTACGCACAACGAAGAAAGCTCCCGGCTACTGGCAGAAGAAATGCATAAACGCGACATTCCACACAACCATCCTAATATCTGGTTCGCCCAATTGCTGGGTATGTCCGATAATCTGTCTTTTAATCTGGCTGCTGCTGGTTACAACGTAGCCAAATACATGCCGTATGGGCCGGTAAAATCCGTTATGCCTTACCTATTTCGCCGTGCACAGGAAAACACTTCGGTAGGTGGACAGACGAGTCGGGAATTAGGATTGATTATCGCCGAAAAAGAAAGACGTAAAAAGTAA
- a CDS encoding bifunctional UDP-N-acetylmuramoyl-tripeptide:D-alanyl-D-alanine ligase/alanine racemase, with product MYLVSEIARIISAQKTILPVADLIITELVYDSRQVYHSEKSLFFAIRAVRDGHRYIAAAYERGVRSFVVSNTDLEVSLFPDANFLWVEDVIKALQALATHQRNRFHYPIIGITGSNGKTIVKEWLYQLLSPEKKVYQSPKSYNSQLGVSLSLWELSDQYDIALIEAGISLEGEMQRLADMIQPDIGVLTNIGVAHADGFPSKQAKLAQKLKLFQKSKVLIYPAKYVLDKQGISVAQPLSWGSEEQNHWQIISLDIGNTSCEVVLREQQADFHLTIPFIDQASIENCLTCVFVMRHLAYEWSTILLRIRNLEAVEMRLQLKSGINNCSVIDDSYSNDLGALKIALDFLERQHQHSKRTLILSEIMGLPEAPKYIDKLRVLLSAYRLNRLIWVGTAVDALESLNCEVLTFSDTEDLDRNWPTLVFSDETILVKGGRTFHFETIVKRLTAKSHGTVLEINLNAIEHNLKQYRSLLPTDVKLMAMVKAFSYGSGSFEVANMLQYNAVDYLTVAFVDEGVELRQGGISLPIMVLSPDESTFDRLVIHHLEPEIYSFRILHAFIDYLNGKQIIDYPIHIKLDTGMHRLGFLSAELPQLITALKATNAIKVISIFSHLVAAGSRTESVFTEQQIEEYGVSVAKLEEALGYQVIKHLCNTSGIVRWPSAYFDMVRLGIGLYGVDLNASGLDIWPTSQLKTTITQIKTLKKGDTVGYDRRGVLERDGKIATVKIGYADGYDRRFGNGVGTMLIRGQSVPTIGNICMDMCMLDITDQDAAEGDEVIVFPDIKTMARKISVIPYELLVNISARVKRVYYYQ from the coding sequence ATGTATTTGGTTTCCGAGATAGCCCGTATTATTTCCGCACAGAAGACTATACTTCCTGTTGCGGACCTAATTATTACGGAGCTTGTGTATGATAGTCGCCAGGTTTACCATAGTGAAAAGTCTTTGTTTTTTGCTATTCGGGCGGTGCGTGATGGCCATCGATACATTGCAGCAGCATATGAAAGAGGTGTACGCAGTTTTGTGGTATCCAATACTGATTTGGAAGTCTCCTTATTTCCAGACGCTAATTTTCTTTGGGTAGAAGATGTCATTAAAGCCTTGCAGGCATTAGCAACGCATCAGAGAAACAGATTCCATTATCCGATCATCGGTATTACAGGGAGTAATGGCAAGACGATCGTTAAAGAGTGGCTGTATCAGCTATTATCTCCAGAAAAAAAAGTCTATCAGAGTCCGAAAAGCTATAATTCTCAATTGGGTGTGTCGCTCTCTTTGTGGGAGTTGAGCGATCAGTATGATATCGCGCTCATTGAAGCTGGCATCAGTCTGGAAGGGGAGATGCAACGATTGGCAGACATGATTCAGCCTGATATTGGGGTGCTCACCAATATTGGGGTGGCACATGCCGATGGTTTCCCTAGTAAGCAAGCCAAGTTAGCGCAAAAGCTAAAGCTGTTTCAAAAAAGTAAGGTATTGATTTACCCTGCCAAATATGTTCTAGATAAGCAAGGTATTTCGGTCGCTCAACCACTATCTTGGGGTTCGGAGGAGCAAAATCATTGGCAGATCATATCCTTGGATATTGGCAATACCTCGTGTGAAGTCGTGTTGCGCGAGCAACAAGCCGACTTTCACCTCACCATACCCTTTATAGACCAGGCCTCTATTGAAAATTGCCTGACCTGCGTTTTTGTCATGCGGCATTTGGCTTATGAATGGTCTACTATTTTGCTCCGAATCCGTAATCTGGAAGCGGTGGAGATGCGTTTACAATTAAAATCTGGCATTAATAATTGTTCCGTCATAGATGATTCTTATTCAAATGATCTCGGCGCATTGAAGATTGCATTAGATTTTTTGGAGCGACAACATCAGCATTCAAAGCGGACGTTGATCCTATCAGAAATCATGGGTTTGCCAGAGGCACCTAAATACATTGATAAGCTGCGTGTATTGCTTTCTGCGTATAGATTAAACCGCCTCATTTGGGTAGGGACTGCTGTAGATGCGTTAGAAAGCCTAAACTGCGAGGTACTTACGTTTTCCGATACGGAAGATCTAGACAGGAACTGGCCTACATTGGTTTTTTCTGACGAAACGATTTTGGTGAAAGGAGGGCGAACTTTTCATTTCGAAACTATTGTGAAGCGCCTTACGGCCAAATCTCATGGTACTGTACTGGAGATCAACCTTAATGCGATAGAACACAATTTAAAACAATATCGTTCGCTGTTGCCCACAGATGTAAAACTCATGGCGATGGTGAAGGCATTTTCCTATGGTAGCGGAAGTTTCGAAGTGGCCAATATGTTGCAGTATAATGCAGTGGATTATCTAACGGTTGCTTTTGTAGATGAAGGTGTGGAGCTGCGGCAGGGCGGTATATCTTTACCCATTATGGTATTAAGTCCAGACGAATCTACTTTCGATCGATTGGTCATCCATCACCTCGAGCCAGAGATTTATAGTTTTCGCATTTTGCATGCCTTTATAGACTACTTAAATGGAAAACAGATTATTGACTATCCGATACATATTAAGCTAGATACAGGGATGCATCGGCTCGGGTTTTTAAGTGCCGAATTGCCCCAATTAATTACCGCGCTGAAAGCTACTAATGCAATTAAAGTGATTTCCATATTTTCACATTTGGTAGCCGCAGGCAGCCGAACAGAAAGTGTCTTCACGGAGCAACAAATCGAAGAGTATGGCGTCAGCGTAGCGAAATTGGAGGAGGCTCTAGGCTATCAGGTCATTAAGCATTTGTGTAATACGTCTGGTATTGTGCGTTGGCCTTCTGCTTATTTTGACATGGTACGATTAGGTATTGGTTTATATGGCGTAGATTTGAACGCCAGTGGATTGGATATTTGGCCAACCAGTCAGTTAAAAACAACCATTACGCAGATCAAAACCTTGAAAAAAGGAGATACGGTAGGGTATGACCGCCGTGGTGTACTCGAAAGGGATGGCAAGATTGCTACGGTAAAAATCGGCTACGCCGACGGCTACGATAGAAGGTTTGGTAATGGAGTTGGTACTATGCTAATTCGCGGTCAATCCGTACCTACCATTGGCAATATCTGTATGGATATGTGTATGCTCGATATTACGGATCAGGATGCGGCAGAAGGAGACGAGGTGATCGTGTTTCCAGATATCAAAACGATGGCGCGCAAGATCAGCGTGATCCCTTATGAATTATTAGTCAATATCTCGGCGCGTGTAAAGCGGGTCTATTATTATCAATAA